Genomic window (Streptomyces yatensis):
AGCACGCCCACGGGCTCGACCTCCCGCACTACGCGGTCTCCATCGTGCGCGGCCGCGGTATCGACACCGCCGCGCTGCGCTGGCTGGCGGACCACCACGACCCGTCCGACGTCGTCTTCGTCGACGGCTGGACCGGTAAGGGCGCCATCACCCGCGAGCTGTCGGACGCCCTCGCCCCGTACCCGGACTTCGACCCGCGGATCGCGGTCCTCGCCGACCCGGGCCGCTGCGTGGACACCTACGGCACGCGGGACGACTTCCTCGTCCCCTCCGCATGCCTCAACTCCACCGTCTCCGGGCTGATATCGCGCACCGTGCTCCGCGCCGACCTCGTCGGGCCGAACGACTTCCACGGCGCGAAGTACTACCGCGAGCTCGCCGGATCCGATGTCTCCGGATACTTCCTGGACACCGTCTCGGGCCGCTTCGCGGAGGTCGCCGAGGCCGCCATGGCCGACGCCGGGCAGCTCGCGGCCACCGACCGCACCCCCACCTGGGAGGGGTGGGCCGCGGTCGAGCGGATCAGCCAGGAGTACGACATCCACGACGTCAACCTCGTCAAGCCGGGCGTCGGCGAGACCACCCGGGTGCTGCTGCGGCGCGTCCCGTGGAAGATCCTCGCCCAGCGCGGCGCGGGCGCCGACCTGGACCATGTGCGGCTGCTCGCCGAGCAGCGCGGAGTGCCGGTCGAGGAGATCGACGGGCTCCCGTACACCTGCGTCGGGCTGATCCACCCGCGCTACACCCGGGGTGCCACCGGGGCCGACGGAAAAGCAGTAACCACATCAGGCACACAAGACACACCAGACACAGCAGACGCAGCAGGCACAGCAGACACCACAGACACGGCACACGAGGCGAACACGGCGGGCATCGCCAACAGAGACGAAAGAACGGTGGCCGCACGATGAGCGTCCTGGTGGCAAGCGATCTCGACCGCACCCTGATCTACTCCGCGGCCGCGCTCGGCCTCGACATGCCGGACGCCGAGGCCCCACGGCTGCTGTGCGTCGAGACGTACGAGGGCCGACCGCTGTCGTACATGACCGAGACCGCCGCCGGGCTGCTCGCCGAGCTGGTCCGCACCTCCGTCTTCGTCCCCACGACCACCCGCACCGTCGAGCAGTACCGCCGCATCCGCCTCCCCGGCCCCGCCTCCCGGTTCGCGATCTGCGCCAACGGCGGCCAGCTGCTGGTGAACGGGGAGCCCGACGCCGACTGGAACCAGCGGGTCCGTACCGCCCTCGCCGACGCCTGCGCCCCCCTGGAGGAGGTGCGCGCCCACCTCAGCGCCACCGCCGACCCCGCCTGGCTGCTCAAGGAGCGGGTGGCCGAGGAGCTCTTCGCCTATCTCGTCGTCGAACGGGAGCTGCTGCCCCAGGAGTACGTCAAGGAACTCACGCAGTGGGCCGAGCCGCGCGGCTGGACGGTCTCCCTGCAGGGCCGCAAGATCTACGCCGTGCCCAAGCCGCTCACCAAGAGCGCGGCCGTCGCCGAGATCAAAAACCGCACCGGAGCGGACGAGGTGCTCGCCGCGGGCGATTCGCTGCTCGACACCGATCTGCTGCTCGCGGCCGACCGCGCCTGGCGCCCCGGCCACGGCGAGCTGGCCGACGTCGGCTGGACGGCACCCCAGGTGACCGTGGTCGAGGAGACGGGCGTCGCGGCGGGCGAGGCCATCGTCCGCGCCCTGGGCGAACGGTCCTCCGTCACCTGGGCGCGCGCCCGCAGCCAGGTCATCCGCGCCGTCTCCCGCGGCCGGGACTGAACCGTCCCGCCATCCGCCCAGGGCCCCCTTCGGAACTTCTCGCGCTGTCGTGACGTCGGGTTACAGTCACCAAGTCACCACAGTGTCCACAGGCACCACGTCACCACAGACACGCGGACACGCCGGACACGCCGGAGACGACAGTCGGCATGTGCGACATCGCCCGGGAAGCCGAGCAGACCGAAGGGGGCCGCGATGGCCGAGAGCAAGAGCACACCGATCACGGCCGAGCTGTACGACTACGTCCTGCGGCACAATCCGCCGCTCGACCCCGTACTGCGCGAGCTCGTCGAGGTCACCCACCGCAGCCTCCCGCGGGAGGCCGGGATGCAGTCGGCCGAGGAGCAGGCCCCGCTGCTGGCCTTCCTGGTCCGGCTGGTCGGTGCCCGGCACATCGTCGAGGTCGGCACCTTCACCGGCTTCTCCGCCCTGGCCATGGCCCAGGCGCTGCCCGCCGACGGCAGGCTGATCGCCTGCGATGTGTCGGAGGAGTGGACGGCGTACGGGCGGAAGGCGTGGGCCAAGGCCGGTGTCGAGGCCCGTATCGACCTGCGGATCGCGCCCGCGCTGGACACCCTGCGCGCGATGCCCGCCGAGCCGCATATCGATCTCGCCTATCTCGACGCGGACAAGGGGAACTACATCCCGTACTGGGAGGAACTGGTCCCGCGGATGAACCCCGGCGGTCTGATCGTCGCGGACAACGTCTTCTACCACGGGGACGTCACGGCCCCGACGCCGTCGACCGCGGGCGCCGCGATCCAGGCGTTCAACGATCATGTGGCGGCGGACGTCCGGATGGAGGCGGTCATGCTGACCGTCGCCGACGGCCTGACGCTCGCGCGCCGACTGGGCTGAGGCGGCCGGGCCGACCTCGTCAGGAGGCCGGACCGCGTCACGAGGGCCGGGCCGACCGCGACCGCGTCACCGAGAGCGGGGGCGGCGCAAGAACCGGGCCCAGCGGTGGCCCCCGGGCTTGTCGGGCTTGTCGGGCTTATCGGTGGGCTCGGCGCCGCCGGGCTGATCCAGCTTGCCCCACTTACCGGGCGGCTGACCGCGCCGTTCACCCGACTCCTCGCCGGCACCACGTCGCTCACCGGATTCACCGCGGCGCTCGGCGGACTCACGGCCCCCCTCTGCCCCCGCACCGGCACCGGCCGTAACGGGCCCACCCGGGGCTCCAGGCGTGACCGGGGTGCCGGGCGGGGCGGTCGTACCGGTCTGTTCGGCGGCGCGCCCGCGCGCGGCGATCAGGTCCCGGGCGTGGGCGGCCTCGCGTTCGGCCTGCTCGGGGTGGCGGGTCACCCAGTACGGATTGTCATGCGGCAGCCCGCCGCTGACCCGTCCGTACATGCCGAACCACATCAGCAGCAGCCCCACCACAAAGCTGAACAGCACGTTCTGCATCCGGAACGCCAGGAAGTTGAAGGTGGTCTCCAGCACCGCCAGATTGACGAACCCGCTCAGCAGGAAGAGGATCCCGAGCACCAGGTTGAGCGTCGAGGCGAAGTTGCCGCCGATGACCATGCCGACGAACAGCAGCAGTCCGATGACGATGGAGAGCACGCTCAGCGCGCCGTTGGTGTTCAGCCCGGCGACCGTGTCACCGCCGATGTCGAAGAAGCCGACCTGGTCGACCAGGCCCAGGCAGCCGAAGGCGACGAGCACCAGCCCCATGAGCCCGGCGCCGACGCGGTAGAACTTGCTGAGCCGGTGATCGACCGGCAGATGCTCATCGAGCGAGGTGTGCGCGCCGATCCGCTCCGGGAAGTGCCGTGCGACTCCGGCGGGGTGAGGACCGATGGGGGAGGGGCGGCCCATAGCCATCTCCGGCCTCCTTCTGCTGGCGCCGGACCTCGGCTTCGCGCTCCGCGCGGTCGAGGCGGTACCCCGCGGACGCCACGCCACCGTCGCGTAATGACGTACGCGCGCACATCGGGGTGCGTCGCGTACGTACGGAGGCGCGGCACGGGTACGTACCTCCCAGGATCCGCCCCCGCCCCCGTCGGCTCAACCGCAGCTCAACCGCCGCCGACCC
Coding sequences:
- a CDS encoding DUF4383 domain-containing protein, which translates into the protein MAMGRPSPIGPHPAGVARHFPERIGAHTSLDEHLPVDHRLSKFYRVGAGLMGLVLVAFGCLGLVDQVGFFDIGGDTVAGLNTNGALSVLSIVIGLLLFVGMVIGGNFASTLNLVLGILFLLSGFVNLAVLETTFNFLAFRMQNVLFSFVVGLLLMWFGMYGRVSGGLPHDNPYWVTRHPEQAEREAAHARDLIAARGRAAEQTGTTAPPGTPVTPGAPGGPVTAGAGAGAEGGRESAERRGESGERRGAGEESGERRGQPPGKWGKLDQPGGAEPTDKPDKPDKPGGHRWARFLRRPRSR
- a CDS encoding HAD family hydrolase, with protein sequence MSVLVASDLDRTLIYSAAALGLDMPDAEAPRLLCVETYEGRPLSYMTETAAGLLAELVRTSVFVPTTTRTVEQYRRIRLPGPASRFAICANGGQLLVNGEPDADWNQRVRTALADACAPLEEVRAHLSATADPAWLLKERVAEELFAYLVVERELLPQEYVKELTQWAEPRGWTVSLQGRKIYAVPKPLTKSAAVAEIKNRTGADEVLAAGDSLLDTDLLLAADRAWRPGHGELADVGWTAPQVTVVEETGVAAGEAIVRALGERSSVTWARARSQVIRAVSRGRD
- a CDS encoding O-methyltransferase is translated as MAESKSTPITAELYDYVLRHNPPLDPVLRELVEVTHRSLPREAGMQSAEEQAPLLAFLVRLVGARHIVEVGTFTGFSALAMAQALPADGRLIACDVSEEWTAYGRKAWAKAGVEARIDLRIAPALDTLRAMPAEPHIDLAYLDADKGNYIPYWEELVPRMNPGGLIVADNVFYHGDVTAPTPSTAGAAIQAFNDHVAADVRMEAVMLTVADGLTLARRLG